A genomic region of Sciurus carolinensis chromosome 7, mSciCar1.2, whole genome shotgun sequence contains the following coding sequences:
- the LOC124988520 gene encoding transmembrane protein 170A-like: protein MWYGVFLWALVSSLSFHIPAGLLALFTLEHPKYGSAAIAGVYRAAGKEMIPFETLTLGTGQTFCVLVVSFLWILAAL, encoded by the exons ATGTGGTATGGTGTGTTCCTGTGGGCACTGGTGTCCTCCCTCTCCTTTCACATCCCTGCTGGATTACTGGCCCTCTTCACCCTAGAACATCCCAAATATGGTAG TGCAGCCATTGCTGGAGTTTACCGAGCAGCAGGGAAGGAGATGATACCATTTGAAACCTTGACCTTGGGCACTGGACAGACATTCTGTGTGTTGGTGGTCTCCTTTTTATGGATTTTAGCCGCTCTATAG